In Populus alba chromosome 1, ASM523922v2, whole genome shotgun sequence, a single window of DNA contains:
- the LOC118061604 gene encoding transcriptional corepressor LEUNIG_HOMOLOG isoform X2, which produces MAQSNWEADKMLDVYIYDYLVKKKLHATAKSFMTEGKVHPDPVAIDAPGGFLFEWWSVFWDIFIARTNEKHSETAAAYLEAQQSKTKEHQQLQLMRQAQLQRGGPNNPIVGGPVNSIGSEGMLRQSNASALAAKMYEERMKHSNLMESETSQPHLDARMALLNSTTNHPGQLVQGNPGNVTAALQQIQDVKPEVSLGAAQRSLPMDPSTIYGQGILQSKPGIGNAGLNPGVNGLPLRGWPLTGLEQIRPNLGAQVQRPLLHGPSQFQLLPQQQQQQLLAQVQAQGNLAASPMYGDMDPRKLRGLPRGALNSKDGQPNVNDGSIGSPMHSTSSKMNLPQMQQSSSQQDPLHPQQNNRKRKGPSSSGPANSTGTGNTVGPSNSQPSTPSTHTPGDGIATAGNLQHVNSMPKGLMYSGDATGALASSTNPLEDIEHFADVGSLDDNVESFLSHDDGDGRDLFGTLKRNSSEHAAEASKGFNFSEVSSIRKSNGKVVCCHFSTDGKLLASAGHDKKVVIWNMETLQTECTQEEHTHIITDVRFRPNSTQLATSSFDTSVRLWDAAGPRFSLKTFTGHTSHVVSLDFHPKNNDLFCSCDGNNEIRFWSINQYSCTRISKGGTAQVRFQPRIGQLLAAASDNVVSIFDIESDRQTHSLQGHSTEVHSVCWDVNGEYLASVSQESVRVWSLATGDCIHELSSSGNKFHSCVFHPGYATLLVIGGYQSLELWNMAENKCMTVAAHECVISALAQSQATGMVASASHDKCVKIWK; this is translated from the exons atgGCACAGAGTAATTGGGAAGCAGATAAAAT GCTTGATGTGTACATATATGATTATTTGGTGAAGAAGAAATTGCATGCTACTGCAAAATCATTCATGACTGAGGGGAAAGTTCACCCCGATCCAGTAG CGATTGATGCTCCTGGGGGGTTTCTTTTTGAATGGTGGTCTGTCTTCTGGGATATTTTTATAGCAAGGACAAATGAGAAACATTCCGAGACTGCTGCAGCGTATTTAGAG GCACAGCAAAGCAAGACAAAGGAACATCAACAGCTGCAACTAATGCGTCAAGCTCAGTTGCAACGAGGGGGTCCTAATAATCCAATCGTTGGGGGTCCGGTAAATTCTATTGGTTCTGAAGGAATGCTCAGGCAATCAAATGCCAGTGCACTGGCTGCAAAAATGTATGAGGAACGTATGAAGCATTCCAACCTAATGGAGTCTGAAACATCCCAACCGCATCTTGATGCTAGGATGGCCCTCCTCAATTCAACTACAAACCATCCAGG CCAATTGGTCCAAGGAAATCCTGGGAATGTTACTGCAGCACTGCAGCAAATCCAG GATGTCAAACCTGAGGTGAGCCTGGGTGCTGCCCAGAGATCTTTGCCTATGGACCCTTCAACCATTTATGGGCAGGGAATCTTGCAATCAAAACCTGGAATTGGAAATGCAG GATTGAACCCTGGAGTCAATGGTCTTCCCTTGAGGGGATGGCCCTTAACG GGACTTGAACAAATTCGTCCAAATTTGGGTGCACAAGTTCAAAGGCCTCTTTTACATGGTCCTAGTCAGTTTCAGCTTTTGccacagcaacaacaacagcagttATTGGCACAGGTCCAGGCACAAGGCAACCTTGCTGCTTCACCAATGTATGGAGATATGGATCCACGGAAGCTTAGGGGATTGCCACGAGGGGCTTTGAACAGCAAAGATGGCCAACCAAATGTAAACGATGGTTCTATCGGTTCTCCAATGCATTCAACTTCATCTAAG ATGAATTTGCCACAGATGCAACAATCATCCTCTCAACAAGATCCTTTGCACCCACAGCAG AATAACCGAAAGAGGAAAGGCCCTTCATCTTCTGGACCTGCTAATAGTACCGGTACAGGAAATACAGTAGGCCCTTCTAATTCACAACCATCAACTCCATCAACTCATACTCCTGGTGATGGGATTGCCACAGCTGGCAATTTACAGCATGTCAATAGCATGCCAAAAGGTTTGATGTACAGTGGTGATGCAACTGGAGCTCTTGCATCATCCACAAACCCACTG GAAGACATTGAGCATTTTGCAGATGTTGGCTCCTTGGATGATAATGTGGAATCTTTTTTATCCCATGATGATGGAGATGGAAGGGATTTGTTTGGTACTTTAAAAAGGAATTCCTCTGAACATGCTGCTGAAGCTTCAAAGG GTTTCAACTTCAGTGAAGTTAGTTCGATACGCAAAAGTAATGGGAAAGTTGTTTGCTGTCACTTCTCTACAGATGGGAAATTGTTGGCCAGTGCTGGGCATGACAAGAAG GTTGTTATTTGGAACATGGAAACTCTGCAAACTGAGTGCACTCAGGAAGAGCATACCCACATTATTACTGATGTTCGTTTCAGGCCAAATTCAACTCAGCTGGCAACATCGTCATTTGATACAAGTGTACGCCTCTGGGATGCTGCAGGA CCAAGGTTTTCCTTGAAGACATTCACAGGGCATACCTCACATGTGGTGTCCCTTGACTTCCaccctaagaacaatgatctTTTCTGTTCCTGTGATGGTAACAATGAGATTCGCTTTTGGAGCATCAATCAGTATTCTTGCACCCGGATATCCAAG GGAGGGACTGCACAAGTTAGATTTCAGCCAAGAATTGGACAACTGCTGGCTGCCGCTTCAGATAATGTCGTATCCATCTTTGATATTGAGTCTGACAGACAGACACACTCATTACAG GGGCACTCCACAGAGGTGCATTCTGTTTGTTGGGATGTAAATGGGGAGTACTTGGCTTCTGTCAGTCAAGAGTCTGTTAGAGTGTGGTCATTGGCCACGGGAGATTGCATTCATGAACTTAGTTCGAGTGGGAACAAGTTCCATTCTTGTGTTTTCCATCCAGGCTATGCCACTCTCTTGGTTATTGGAGGATACCag TCATTGGAGCTCTGGAACATGGCGGAGAACAAGTGTATGACAGTTGCAGCTCATGAGTGTGTGATATCAGCTTTGGCTCAATCACAAGCTACAGGGATGGTTGCTTCTGCAAGTCATGACAAATGTGTGAAGATATGGAAATAA
- the LOC118061604 gene encoding transcriptional corepressor LEUNIG_HOMOLOG isoform X1, with the protein MAQSNWEADKMLDVYIYDYLVKKKLHATAKSFMTEGKVHPDPVAIDAPGGFLFEWWSVFWDIFIARTNEKHSETAAAYLEAQQSKTKEHQQLQLMRQAQLQRGGPNNPIVGGPVNSIGSEGMLRQSNASALAAKMYEERMKHSNLMESETSQPHLDARMALLNSTTNHPGQLVQGNPGNVTAALQQIQARTQQTADVKPEVSLGAAQRSLPMDPSTIYGQGILQSKPGIGNAGLNPGVNGLPLRGWPLTGLEQIRPNLGAQVQRPLLHGPSQFQLLPQQQQQQLLAQVQAQGNLAASPMYGDMDPRKLRGLPRGALNSKDGQPNVNDGSIGSPMHSTSSKMNLPQMQQSSSQQDPLHPQQNNRKRKGPSSSGPANSTGTGNTVGPSNSQPSTPSTHTPGDGIATAGNLQHVNSMPKGLMYSGDATGALASSTNPLEDIEHFADVGSLDDNVESFLSHDDGDGRDLFGTLKRNSSEHAAEASKGFNFSEVSSIRKSNGKVVCCHFSTDGKLLASAGHDKKVVIWNMETLQTECTQEEHTHIITDVRFRPNSTQLATSSFDTSVRLWDAAGPRFSLKTFTGHTSHVVSLDFHPKNNDLFCSCDGNNEIRFWSINQYSCTRISKGGTAQVRFQPRIGQLLAAASDNVVSIFDIESDRQTHSLQGHSTEVHSVCWDVNGEYLASVSQESVRVWSLATGDCIHELSSSGNKFHSCVFHPGYATLLVIGGYQSLELWNMAENKCMTVAAHECVISALAQSQATGMVASASHDKCVKIWK; encoded by the exons atgGCACAGAGTAATTGGGAAGCAGATAAAAT GCTTGATGTGTACATATATGATTATTTGGTGAAGAAGAAATTGCATGCTACTGCAAAATCATTCATGACTGAGGGGAAAGTTCACCCCGATCCAGTAG CGATTGATGCTCCTGGGGGGTTTCTTTTTGAATGGTGGTCTGTCTTCTGGGATATTTTTATAGCAAGGACAAATGAGAAACATTCCGAGACTGCTGCAGCGTATTTAGAG GCACAGCAAAGCAAGACAAAGGAACATCAACAGCTGCAACTAATGCGTCAAGCTCAGTTGCAACGAGGGGGTCCTAATAATCCAATCGTTGGGGGTCCGGTAAATTCTATTGGTTCTGAAGGAATGCTCAGGCAATCAAATGCCAGTGCACTGGCTGCAAAAATGTATGAGGAACGTATGAAGCATTCCAACCTAATGGAGTCTGAAACATCCCAACCGCATCTTGATGCTAGGATGGCCCTCCTCAATTCAACTACAAACCATCCAGG CCAATTGGTCCAAGGAAATCCTGGGAATGTTACTGCAGCACTGCAGCAAATCCAGGCACGAACTCAACAGACCGCT GATGTCAAACCTGAGGTGAGCCTGGGTGCTGCCCAGAGATCTTTGCCTATGGACCCTTCAACCATTTATGGGCAGGGAATCTTGCAATCAAAACCTGGAATTGGAAATGCAG GATTGAACCCTGGAGTCAATGGTCTTCCCTTGAGGGGATGGCCCTTAACG GGACTTGAACAAATTCGTCCAAATTTGGGTGCACAAGTTCAAAGGCCTCTTTTACATGGTCCTAGTCAGTTTCAGCTTTTGccacagcaacaacaacagcagttATTGGCACAGGTCCAGGCACAAGGCAACCTTGCTGCTTCACCAATGTATGGAGATATGGATCCACGGAAGCTTAGGGGATTGCCACGAGGGGCTTTGAACAGCAAAGATGGCCAACCAAATGTAAACGATGGTTCTATCGGTTCTCCAATGCATTCAACTTCATCTAAG ATGAATTTGCCACAGATGCAACAATCATCCTCTCAACAAGATCCTTTGCACCCACAGCAG AATAACCGAAAGAGGAAAGGCCCTTCATCTTCTGGACCTGCTAATAGTACCGGTACAGGAAATACAGTAGGCCCTTCTAATTCACAACCATCAACTCCATCAACTCATACTCCTGGTGATGGGATTGCCACAGCTGGCAATTTACAGCATGTCAATAGCATGCCAAAAGGTTTGATGTACAGTGGTGATGCAACTGGAGCTCTTGCATCATCCACAAACCCACTG GAAGACATTGAGCATTTTGCAGATGTTGGCTCCTTGGATGATAATGTGGAATCTTTTTTATCCCATGATGATGGAGATGGAAGGGATTTGTTTGGTACTTTAAAAAGGAATTCCTCTGAACATGCTGCTGAAGCTTCAAAGG GTTTCAACTTCAGTGAAGTTAGTTCGATACGCAAAAGTAATGGGAAAGTTGTTTGCTGTCACTTCTCTACAGATGGGAAATTGTTGGCCAGTGCTGGGCATGACAAGAAG GTTGTTATTTGGAACATGGAAACTCTGCAAACTGAGTGCACTCAGGAAGAGCATACCCACATTATTACTGATGTTCGTTTCAGGCCAAATTCAACTCAGCTGGCAACATCGTCATTTGATACAAGTGTACGCCTCTGGGATGCTGCAGGA CCAAGGTTTTCCTTGAAGACATTCACAGGGCATACCTCACATGTGGTGTCCCTTGACTTCCaccctaagaacaatgatctTTTCTGTTCCTGTGATGGTAACAATGAGATTCGCTTTTGGAGCATCAATCAGTATTCTTGCACCCGGATATCCAAG GGAGGGACTGCACAAGTTAGATTTCAGCCAAGAATTGGACAACTGCTGGCTGCCGCTTCAGATAATGTCGTATCCATCTTTGATATTGAGTCTGACAGACAGACACACTCATTACAG GGGCACTCCACAGAGGTGCATTCTGTTTGTTGGGATGTAAATGGGGAGTACTTGGCTTCTGTCAGTCAAGAGTCTGTTAGAGTGTGGTCATTGGCCACGGGAGATTGCATTCATGAACTTAGTTCGAGTGGGAACAAGTTCCATTCTTGTGTTTTCCATCCAGGCTATGCCACTCTCTTGGTTATTGGAGGATACCag TCATTGGAGCTCTGGAACATGGCGGAGAACAAGTGTATGACAGTTGCAGCTCATGAGTGTGTGATATCAGCTTTGGCTCAATCACAAGCTACAGGGATGGTTGCTTCTGCAAGTCATGACAAATGTGTGAAGATATGGAAATAA